AcctaacaaacacaacctcacaaacacaacctcacaaacacaacctaacaaacacaacctcacaaacacaacctcacaaacacaacctcacaaacacaacctcacaaacacaacctcacaaacacaacctaacaaacacaacctaacaaacacaacctaacaaacacaacctaacaaacacaacctcacaaacacaacctcacaaacacaacctaacaaacacaacctcacaaacacaacctcacaaacacaacctaacaaacacaaaatcacaaacacaacctcacaaacacaacctcacaaacacaacctcacaaacacaacctaacaaacacaacctaacaaacacaacctcacaaacacaacctcacaaacacaacctaacaaacacaacctcacaaacacaacctcacaaacacaacctaacaaacacaacctaacaaacaacctcacaaacacaacctcacaaacacaacctaacaaacacaacctcacaaacacaacctaacaaacacaacctaacaaacacaacctcacaaacacaacctcacaaacacaacctaacaaacacaacctaacaaacacaacctcacaaacacaacctcacaaacacaacctcacaaacacaacctcacaaacacaacctaacaaacaacctcacaaacacaacctcacaaacacaacctaacaaacacaacctcacaaacacaacctcacaaacacaacctcacaaacacaacctaacaAACACAACCTCGCAAACACAGCCTCGCAAACACAGcctcacaaacacaacctaacaaacacaacctcacaaacacaacctcacaaacacaacctcacaaacacaacctaacaaacacaacctaacaaacacaacctaacaaacacaacctcacaaacacaacctcacaaacacaacctaacaaacacaacctaacaaacacaacctaacaaacacaacctaacaaacacaacctcacaaacacaacctaacaaacacaacctcacaaacacaacctaGCAAACACAACCcaacaaacacaacctcacaaacacaacctcacaaacacaacctcacaaacacaacctcacaaacacaacctcacaaacacaacctcacaaacaacctcacaaacacaacctcacaaacacaacctcacaaacacaacctcacaaacacaacctcacaaacacaacctcaccaacacaacctaacaaacacaacctcacaaacacaacctcacaaacacaaactaacaaacacaacctaacaaacacaacctcacaaacacaacctcacaaacacaacctcacaaacacaacctcacaaacacaacctcacaaacacaacctaacaaacacaacctaacaaacacaacttcacaaacacaacctaacaaacacaacctaacaaacacaacctcacaaacacaacctcacaaacacaacctaacaaacacaacctaacaaacacaacctaacaaacacaacctcacaaacacaacctaacaaacacaacctaacaaacacaacctcacaaacacaacctcacaaacacaacctcacaaacacaacctaacaaacacaacctcacaaacacaacctcacaaacacaacctaacaaacacaacctcacaaacacaacctaacaaacacaacctaacaaacacaacctcacaaacacaacctaacaaacacaacctcacaaacacaacctaacaaacacaacctaacaaacacaacctcacaaacacaacctcacaaacacaacctaacaaacacaacctaacaaacacaacctcacaaacacaacctcacaaacacaacctcacaaacacaacctaacaaacacaacctagcaaacacaacctaacaaacacaacctcacaaacacaacctcacaaacacaacctaacaaacacaacctcacaaacaacctcacaaacacaacctcacaaacacaacctcacaaacacaacctaacaaacacaacctcacCAACACAACCTCACCAACACAACCTAACAAACACAAcctaacaaacacaacctcacaaacacaacctaacaaacacaacctcacaaacacaacctcacaaacacaacctcacaaacacaacctcacaaacacaacctcacaaacacaacctcacaaacacaacctaacaAACACAGTCAGGAGCCTCCGGGTCCATGCAGTGATTTGGGCACTTAGATTGTATTTTTGAATGTATTTTCCCCATTACTTTTCCATGACTTTCCATGTCTTATCCATGCTTTTTCCATTTCTTTTTCATGCCTTTTTCAGAGTCTTTCCCAAGCATTTTCCAGAGGCTTTTCCATGTCATTTCCATAATGATTTTCCTTGTCTTTTCCATGTATTTTCCAGAGACTTTAGCATGCTTTTTCCATGTCTTTTCCCGAGGCTTTAGCATGCTTTTTCCTGAGCCTTTTACATGTCTTTTCCAGAGGCTTTTCCATGTCTTTTCCCGAGCCTTTTCCAGAGGCTTTTCCATGTCTTTTCCCAAGCCTTTTCCATGTCTTTTCCTGAGGCTTTTCCATGTCTTTTCCTGAGGCTTTTCCATGTCTTTTCCCGAGCCTTTTCCATGTCTTTTCCAGAGGCTTTTCCATGTCTTTTCCCGAGCCTTTTCCAGAGGCTTCTCCATGTCATTTCCCGAGCCTTTTCCATGTCTTTTCCTGAGGCTTTTCCATGTCTTTTCCTGAGGCTTTTCCATGTCTTTTCCCGAGCCTTTCCCAAGCCTTTTCCAGAGGCTTTTCCATGTCTTTTCCTGAGCCTTTCCCAAGCCTTTTCCAGAGGCTTTTCCATGCCTTTTCTCGAGCCTTTCCCAGAGGCTTTTCCATGTCTTCTCCTGAGCCTTTTCCATGTCTTTTCCCGAGGCTTTTTCATGTCTTTTCCATGTCATTTCCAGAGGCTTTTCCATGTCATTTCCCAAGCCTTTTTTCATGTCTTTTCCCAAGGTTTTCCCAAGCCTATTCCAGAGGCTTTTCCATGTCTTTTCCTGAGCCTTTTCCATGTCTTTTCCCGAGGCTTTCCCAAGCCTTTTCCAGAGGCTTTTCCTTGTCTTCTCCTGAGCCTTTTCCATGTCTTTTCCTGAGCCTTTTCCATGTCTTTTCCTGAGCCTTTTCCATGTCTTTTCCCGAGGCTTTTTCATGTCTTTTCCAGAGGCTTTTCCATGTCATTTCCAGAGGCTTTTCCATGTCATTTCCTGAGGCTTTTCCATGTCTTTTCCATGATGACTGTCCATGTCTTTTCCATGTATTTTCCATGTATTTTCCAGAGACTTTAGCATGCTTTTTCCATGTCTTTTCCATGCCTTTTTCAGAGCCCTTTCCGGTGCCTTTaccatgattttttcatgcttTTTCCTTGTCTTTTCCATAATGATTTTTCATGTCTTTTCCATGCCTTTTCCCAAAACTTTTCCAAGCCTTTTCCTGAGCCTTTTCCCAAAACTATTCCAAGCCTTTTCCAAGCCTTTTCCTAAAACTTTTCCATGTCTTTTATGTGATGATTTTCAATGTCTTTTCCATGCCTCTTCCCGAGGCATTTCCATGTCTTTTCCCGAACATTTTTTACAAAgatgctctcgcgctctctctcacattttctctctctcttgctctttctctcactttcacacacagTCTTACACATTCTTTTTCTCacaattgctctctctctctttctcacattctCTGTTGTTCTCTCTTAcactttctctcattctcacacacacattctctctctctctctttctctctctcaggactCACTAGTAGTCGTCTGCAGTAGCCGAACCTCCGGCTCCCGTCTTCTCCGGTCAGCATGAAGGAGAAAGTTTCACTGCATCATAATCAGAATAAACACAGATCACATCCACACTCAGTTACTGCATACATACTATATCTCTTACTATACATATACTATATCCTGTATACGGGTGAAAAACGAGACATAGTTCTTAAGGGTCCTCACTTGATAAATGTTACAAAAACATTAATATCAGCGGATTTACCTTCAATCTGATCTCTCTATAcatgtaacgtgaaataaaccaatcagagtgtctctttctcatcattctctttaagagtagatcaggtgagctctgactttgttggattgctattgtaacggtgcagctacctggacgtgttcaacaaactcttctcagcagaggaaactgagctgctggtttagACTACTGCAGCCTGGCAGTGCCAGTGCGTAATGTAGCTTAGCTACACCACAGATAATTTCCATACAAAAAATGATGAAATTCAGTCTCgatcacttcagattctgaatcagtttctctggttttgctatttataggtttatgtttgagtaaaatgaacattgttgttttattctataaactacagacaacatttctcccaaattccaaataaaaatattctcatttagagcatttatttacagaaaatgagaaatgtctgaaataacaaaaaagacctcaaataatgcaaagaaaacaagttcatattcataaagttttaagagttcagaaataatcaatatttggtggaataatcctggttggttttaattacatttttttatgcatcttggcatcatgttctcctccaccagtcttacacactgcttttggataactttatgctgctttactcctggtgcaaaaattaaaatttaagcagttcagtttggtttcatggcttgtgatcattcatcttcctcttgaataacCAAACAAGTCCCCACACATCAACGGTAGTATATAttcagtattattatatatatatatatatattattatcacTTCTGTCTATtaatgtctcattaaatcagtcctacacacagtactgtactacTTTTCATACTGTTTGAATTCTGAGGCTACATGTCATTAGTTTTTATAAGGATACGCTCCCTAAAAAAAGCGTTTAAAGGTTCAATATGAATTATTATGAATGGGGTGAAAAAACCTCCAGCTGTTTAAGAACTGTAATTAAACAGAAAGCCTGGAGTATAATTTCTGAATAAACACACAGTAAAGACATTTAAAGACCATAATAGCTCTCAACCCTCAAACCATGACTGTGCTTATGGAGGAGATGCAGTCGAGCAGAAGCTGAAAACCCTTCAGTGATGGAGTCAATCACATATAAGCATTTTAAACCAAATTTTaggccaaatgtaatgtaaaaaaacataaaaattaaatgtatttttgcaattgtttaaacatttaaattgttcAATTGGCTGTGGCACTAAAATGTCTAAAGATGTGACCATGGTTTGTTTATCTTataatacaaatacatacatatatacacatacagctctggaaataatataagagagcagttaaaaatgatgagtttctttgatttttaccaaattaaaaacctctggaatataatcaagaggaagatggatgatcacaaaccatcaaaccaccaaattgaactgcttgaatttttacaccaggagtaaagcagcataaagttatccaaaagcagtgtgtaagactggtggaggagaacatgatgacaagatgcatgaaaaaaactgtgattaaaaaccaaccagggttattccaacaaatattgattatttctgaactcttaaataatctttatgaatatgaactt
The DNA window shown above is from Astyanax mexicanus isolate ESR-SI-001 chromosome 16, AstMex3_surface, whole genome shotgun sequence and carries:
- the LOC125782179 gene encoding golgin subfamily A member 6-like protein 22, producing MKKPREKTWKRLRKRHGKGSGKDMEKAQEKTRKSLWKRLGKASGKDMEKAQEKTWKSLWNRLGKTLGKDMKKGLGNDMEKPLEMTWKRHEKASGKDMEKAQEKTWKSLWERLEKRHGKASGKGLGKAQEKTWKSLWKRLGKGSGKDMEKPQEKTWKSLRKRHGKGSGNDMEKPLEKAREKTWKSLWKRHGKGSGKDMEKPQEKTWKSLRKRHGKGLGKDMEKPLEKAREKTWKSLWKRHVKGSGKSMLKPREKTWKKHAKVSGKYMEKTRKIIMEMTWKSLWKMLGKDSEKGMKKKWKKHG